A genomic window from Pocillopora verrucosa isolate sample1 chromosome 7, ASM3666991v2, whole genome shotgun sequence includes:
- the LOC136282470 gene encoding uncharacterized protein: protein MFKLCVSLNQSWAKAFPAKISSYFISKASRLLYRETDVDEHILNISSYELSFFQKLVLCRGLKFAIPQRVSPLEIKASFEKAYWNLERHLPNENLRELAAATLRSVALEYINKSSPKPPKALLQAIEDLKKRDDIVVTKPDKGSGVVVLDKSEYLRLLSEASINDTSKFRFVDSERPRTRGRPPKYYHPLLQKERELETLVRKILPKSISDALRPKGSRLAHLYGLPKTHKEQLAVRPILSATNTYNYSLAKWLDDKLKPLSCNQYTVTDTFRFADEVRGFEIKNGEILPLL, encoded by the exons ATGTTCAAGCTGTGCGTCTCGTTGAACCAATCCTGGGCAAAGGCTTTTCCAGCTAAGATCT CCTCGTACTTCATCAGCAAAGCTTCAAGGCTTCTCTACAGAGAAACTGACGTCGACGAACACATCCTGAATATTTCCTCTTACGAACTATCGTTCTTCCAAAAATTGGTTCTCTGTCGTGGCCTGAAATTTGCGATCCCACAAAGAGTGTCTCCACTTGAGATCAAGGCAAGCTTCGAGAAAGCATACTGGAACCTTGAACGGCATCTACCAAACGAGAATTTACGCGAACTAGCAGCCGCAACCTTACGATCTGTTGCGCTAGAGTATATTAATAAGAGTAGCCCAAAACCTCCTAAAGCCCTCTTGCAAGCTATTGAAGATCTGAAAAAACGTGATGACATCGTTGTCACAAAACCGGATAAAGGGTctggtgttgttgttttggaTAAATCAGAATATCTTCGCCTACTATCCGAAGCGTCAATAAACGATACCAGCAAATTCCGATTCGTCGACTCGGAGAGACCGAGAACCAGAGGACGACCTCCTAAGTATTACCACCCTCTCCTTCAGAAAGAAAGGGAGTTGGAAACTCTCGTTCGAAAGATTCTACCGAAATCCATTTCTGACGCTCTCCGCCCGAAAGGGTCCAGACTTGCACACTTGTATGGCTTGCCGAAGACACATAAAGAACAGTTGGCCGTGCGGCCAATACTCTCTGCTACTAACACCTACAATTACTCGCTAGCGAAATGGCTTGACGACAAATTGAAACCCCTGTCGTGCAACCAATATACAGTGACAGACACATTCCGCTTTGCTGATGAAGTACGAGGCTTCGAGATCAAGAACGGCGAAATTTTGCCTTTGCTTTAG
- the LOC131778590 gene encoding uncharacterized protein: MGSPLGPLLANVFMCSIEENLEQHGQLPRYYRRYVDDTLTVMPDRVTAGQFLDTLNSTHPSLQFTMEVEREGSLPFLGTELLNRAPKIESKVYIKRTNTGLLLHFQSHVDIKYKRSLVNTMVDRAYRLSSNWSFFSEECDRLRGVFHNLKYPKPLVETAIKRFVERRISSAEPCPSPDVPSEIVRLVLPFKDQSSANHVKQQLNSLSSKLSVTVQPVFVSPKLDQQLKQHEIKPPIVNQQCIVYEFKCNLCDAGYVGYTRGHLHERVEGHTRKSSSIYKHYHLQHNSEMPERLIEQFNVIAKCNGKFDCLVNEMLYIRMRKPTLNVQTDSIRAKVFV; the protein is encoded by the coding sequence ATGGGTTCTCCCCTTGGACCGTTGCTGGCTAACGTCTTCATGTGCTCGATTGAGGAAAACCTCGAACAACACGGTCAACTTCCGCGCTATTACCGGAGGTACGTCGATGACACCCTGACCGTAATGCCTGATAGGGTGACCGCTGGCCAGTTTCTAGACACCCTTAACTCTACCCATCCCTCCCTCCAATTTACCATGGAAGTCGAACGGGAAGGATCCCTTCCCTTTCTAGGAACTGAACTGCTTAACCGTGCACCAAAGATTGAGAGCAAGGTCTACATCAAAAGAACCAACACGGGTCTCCTTCTGCATTTCCAGAGTCATGTTGATATTAAGTACAAGCGCAGCCTAGTTAACACCATGGTGGATCGCGCTTATCGATTATCTTCTAACTGGTCTTTCTTCTCCGAGGAATGTGACCGCCTTAGAGGggtttttcataacttgaaatacccaaagccactggTTGAAACTGCAATCAAGCGGTTCGTTGAGAGAAGGATTTCATCTGCAGAGCCCTGTCCATCACCAGACGTACCATCGGAGATTGTGAGATTAGTGTTACCCTTCAAGGACCAGTCGTCAGCTAATCAtgttaaacaacaactgaacagtCTAAGCTCGAAGTTAAGCGTGACTGTCCAACCAGTGTTCGTTAGCCCTAAGCTCGATCAACAGcttaagcaacacgaaattaagccccctattgttaaccaacaatgtatcgtttatgaatttaaatgtaacctgtgtgatgcagggtatgtgggctatactcgtggtcacttacacgagcgcgtagaagggcacacaaggaaatcatcttctatctacaaacactaccacctccagcacaatagtgaaatgcctgaacgcttgatcgagcaattcaacgtcatcgcgaaatgtaacggcaaatttgattgccttgttaatgaaatgttgtatattcgcatgcgtaagccaacactgaacgtgcaaacggattccatccgcgccaaggtgtttgtttaa
- the LOC131781963 gene encoding protein kinase C-binding protein NELL2-like: MASIFIRGVWFIFGIPLIHYASSSQEQCRSLEFNSVGTLNGKRLMNHLMLATEVTDKQFCGALCFLEDNCMSYNLITGSEAENHKCELNNATHEGHESDLVDYPGCIYRAAKDACDNDPCNGGKCQIGFTQKGYRCVCSSGFTGLDCLNDIDECSEGTHSCDINADCSNTDGSYECICNRGFHGDGRICKDIDECTTNTHNCIADHLCNNTDGSFTCTSFTCKEIYDRNP, from the exons ATGGCTAGTATTTTCATCCGCGGTGTATGGTTTATTTTTGGTATTCCTTTAATACACTATGCAAGTAGCTCTCAAg AGCAATGTCGATCTCTGGAATTTAACTCGGTCGGAACACTAAATGGAAAACGTCTGATGAATCATCTCATGCTCGCCACTGAAGTTACAGACAAACAGTTCTGTGGAGCCCTATGCTTTCTGGAAGATAACTGCATGTCTTACAATTTAATAACGGGAAGTGAGGCTGAAAACCACAAGTGTGAATTGAACAACGCTACTCACGAAGGACATGAAAGTGACTTGGTGGACTATCCCGGTTGTATTTATCGTGCCGCTAAG GACGCATGTGACAATGATCCTTGCAACGGAGGGAAATGTCAAATAGGGTTCACACAGAAAGGCTATCGCTGTGTGTGTTCCTCGGGATTTACAGGTCTGGATTGTCTTAATG ATATTGACGAATGCTCTGAGGGAACTCACAGTTGTGACATAAATGCTGATTGTTCCAACACCGACGGTTCTTACGAATGCATTTGTAATCGAGGATTCCACGGAGATGGAAGGATTTGTAAAG atatcgacgagtgtACCACAAATACTCACAACTGTATTGCAGATCATTTGTGTAACAATACAGATGGATCTTTCACTTGCACTT